One window of the Aquila chrysaetos chrysaetos chromosome 8, bAquChr1.4, whole genome shotgun sequence genome contains the following:
- the ARHGAP23 gene encoding LOW QUALITY PROTEIN: rho GTPase-activating protein 23 (The sequence of the model RefSeq protein was modified relative to this genomic sequence to represent the inferred CDS: deleted 1 base in 1 codon): MVEESVGRGERGSRRVLRGPPRPPPAPSPVTVVSKGLWSVERAGKGWRFERAVGVDCSSPEPRCIWLSSLRRHAAAPDHRWPPAPRHGRTPPCTDKCRRPTPGRRDGASPNANAPPEGPFPWVGPKTVVLRKSSQGGFGFTLRHFIVYPPESAVQSTAKEEENGNRAGPPRSRLEPMDTIFVKNVREDGPAHQAGLRTGDRLVKVNGESIIGKTYSQVIALIQNSDDVLELSIMPKDEDILQLAYSQDAYLKGNEPYSGGAQSIPEPPPICYPRKTYPFQARGAEPPPGPAAGHPRPPPRRCGTLVPARRGRARQHPERGRRQPRAPPRRAAARGSPPARPPAPHGHPGSFSRAGCPSNVASSLPDRYGIPPATSSCYGVPKHLPEHRTHCGFKEGVGGLAVAGRPPREAAGGQRAPGRQECQQALSRWFCSQEPRRSSSEERRHAMPPRYRSVSQDRLGGSAAAPRGWPHSASHDTLLQSSREGWAPRARSDHYLGRYGRSMEALEPSALLSPHLDRSAWPPERVCRATVAQPVPHGSFAPSSSSSSSSREPAPVQKHPSQPNLQSADDSGYIGYRSYSPSFQRRTGLLHALSFRDPAFGGLPTFSISQRPAAPLPERVVPAIPPPTGPPPVPTVPREQRPESSRVPEQPEERREEVVLRQKPPTGRKMPPPLRQMNFVFPEGAKETDVCDPSPASGKGERPAAERQGRRVAPLAAPEDSLASIPFIDEPTSPSIDLKAKHVPASSVVSSAMNSAPAVATSPSSPTFAFALSRHYSQDCSSIKAGRRSSYLLAITTERSKSCDDGLNTFRDEGKILRRMPSRVPSLRMLRSFFTDGSLDSLGTSEDARSKRHSTSDLSDVPFSAVRKEGWLHCKQILTKKGKKVGGGIRQWKRVFAVLRAHSLYLCKDRREAVTCAPAPGEEEPPISIRACLVDISYSETKRKHVFRLTTADFCEYLFQAEDREDMLAWIKVIRENSKAEGEDPGFASQALINKKLNDYRKMSPAGAKPDSSPKGSRGLGIRAEFLKQTGTSAPRSPRQDAAVTKDESSSQKAPWGINIMKKNKKSAPRAFGVRLEDCQPAPDNKNVPLIVEACCKVVEDRGLEYMGIYRVPGNNAVVSSLQEQLNKGATEINLQDERWQDLNVISSLLKSFFRKLPEPLFTDDKYNDFIEANRIEDASERMRTLRKLIRDLPGHYYETLKFLVGHLKTIADHSEKNKMEPRNLALVFGPTLVRTSEDNMTDMVTHMPDRYKIVETLIQHSDWFFSDKEDKGEKTPVDEKEAQSVPNIEYLLPNIGRTAAPGDAAGSTCSGSAKPKGTWPSRKAPPHRELLAIPFVSAAARKRKKRREAEGIGSSTDDDAERRDTPGREREDEGTTAAAPLGPSKASRGTGAEPAVPSPAGMERESSLEPGGAGSEPAPDARSIVSGYSTLSTMDRSLCSEVQSVAGSRGEEADDERSELSHMETDTESREGARPRPGQGPLGRPSFNSHRLIQCDTLARRKLGRPRPAGETPAPAGEDQGWTPPGRPSLREQLRQRLRASADDMGVRLRRAHSPETRRKKSSWRRHTVVVPGGLKDLNFNEWKEPRGLEMSPGPCRDKDSGLSSLESTKARPPAPTPAQPGAAGEGPAAKTPPGSPGPPAPLRFPQCL; encoded by the exons ATGGTGGAGGAGAGCGTGGGTAGAGGGGAGCGGGGGTCCCGGCGGGTGCTGCGGGGCCCCCCCAGACCCccgccagcccccagccccgtgaCGGTGGTGAGCAAGGGGCTGTGGAGCGTGGAGCGAGCCGGCAAGGGCTGGCGCTTCGAGCGTGCCGTCGGGGTGGACTGCAGCTCGCCCGAGCCCCGCTGCATTTGGCTGAGCAGCTTGCGTCGCCACGCTGCCGCCCCGGACCACCGctggcccccggccccccggcaCGGCCGCACGCCCCCCTGCACCGACAAGTGCCGCCGG CCAACGCCGGGCCGAAGAGATGGGGCGTCCCCGAATGCCAACGCTCCCCCGGAGGGGCCCTTCCCCTGGGTGGGTCCAAAGACAGTGGTGCTGCGGAAGAGTTCGCAGGGGGGGTTCGGCTTCACCCTCCGCCACTTCATCGTCTACCCCCCGGAGTCGGCGGTGCAATCCACCGCCAAG gaggaggagaacggGAACCGAGCAGGT CCCCCCCGGAGCCGCCTGGAGCCCATGGACACCATCTTCGTGAAGAATGTGCGGGAGGACGGGCCGGCACACCAGGCTGGGCTGCGCACCG gggacCGGCTGGTCAAGGTGAACGGGGAGAGCATCATCGGGAAAACCTACTCGCAAGTCATCGCGCTGATCCAAAACAG TGACGATGTGCTGGAGCTCTCCATCATGCCCAAGGACGAGGACATCCTCCAGCTG GCGTATTCGCAGGATGCCTACCTGAAGGGCAACGAGCCGTACTCCGGTGGGGCGCAGAGCATCCCCGAGCCCCCTCCCATCTGCTACCCGCGGAAGACGTACCCCTTCCAGGCACGGGGCgccgagcccccccccgggccagCCGCCGGACACCCGCGCCCACCGCCCCGCCGCTGCGGGACCCTCGTCCCCGCTCGGCGCGGCCGCGCTCGCCAGCACCCGGAGCGAGGCAGGCGGCAGCCCCGCGCACCGCCCCGACGAGCCGCAGCCCGGGGGTCCCCCCCCGCGCGCCCCCCCGCACCCCACGGGCACCCCGGTTCCTTCTCCCGCGCCGGCTGCCCCAGCAACGTCGCGTCCTCTCTGCCCGATCGCTACGGGATCCCCCCCGCCACCTCCTCCTGCTACGGGGTCCCCAAGCATCTCCCGGAGCATCGGACTCACTGCGGCTTCAAGGAGGGTGTCGGGGGGCTGGCGGTGGCCGGACGACCCCCCCGGGAGGCGGCGGGTGGCCAGCGGGCACCCGGCCGGCAGGAGTGCCAGCAGGCTCTGTCCCGCTGGTTTTGCAGCCAGGAGCCGCGACGGAGCTCCTCGGAGGAGCGACGGCACGCCATGCCGCCCCGCTACCGCAGCGTGTCCCAGGACCGGTTggggggctcggcggcggcCCCCCGGGGCTGGCCCCACAGCGCTTCGCACGACACCCTCCTGCAGTCCTCCCGTGAGGGCTGGGCGCCCCGAGCCCGCTCCGACCACTACCTGGGCAGGTACGGGCGCTCCATGGAGGCACTGGAGCCCAGcgccctgctctcccctcaccTCGACCGCTCCGCTTGGCCGCCTGAGAGGGTCTGCCGGGCCACCGTCGCGCAGCCCGTCCCGCACGGTTCCTTCgcgccttcctcctcctcctcctcctcctcgcgGGAGCCGGCGCCCGTGCAGAAGCACCCATCGCAGCCCAACCTGCAGAGCGCGGACGATTCGGGCTACATCGGCTACCGGAGCTACAGCCCATCCTTCCAGCGCCGCACCGGGCTGCTGCACGCCCTTTCCTTCCGTGACCCGGCTTTCGGCGGTCTGCCCACCTTCAGCATCTCGCAGCggccggccgccccgctcccggaGAGGGTGGTCCCTGCCATCCCGCCACCCACCGGTCCCCCACCGGTCCCCACCGTGCCCAGGGAACAGCGGCCGGAGAGCAGCCGGGTACCCGAGCAGCCAGAGGAGCGGAGGGAAGAAGTGGTTTTGCGGCAGAAGCCCCCCACGGGCCGCAAGATGCCACCCCCGCTGCGGCAGATGAACTTTGTCTTCCCCGAGGGGGCGAAGGAGACGGACGTTTGCGACCCCTCGCCGGCCAGCGGCAAAGGGGAGAGGCCGGCGGCCGAGCGGCAAGGCCGGCGCGTGGCTCCCTTGGCGGCCCCCGAGGACTCGCTGGCATCCATCCCCTTCATCG ACGaacccaccagccccagcatcGACCTGAAGGCCAAGCACGTCCCCGCCTCCTCGGTGGTCTCCAGCGCCATGAACTCGGCACCCGCCGTCGCCACTAGCCCCTCCTCGCCCACCTTCGCCTTTGCCCTGAGCCGGCACTACTCCCAGGACTGCA GCAGCATCAAGGCCGGCCGCCGCTCCTCCTACCTCCTGGCCATCACCACCGAGCGCTCCAAGTCCTGTGACGATGGTCTGAACACATTTCGGGACGAGGGGAAGATCCTAAG GAGGATGCCCAGCCGGGTCCCCAGCCTCCGCATGCTGAGGAGCTTCTTCACCGATGGG tcCCTGGACAGCCTCGGCACGTCCGAAGACGCCCGCTCCAAAAGACACTCAACCTCCGACCTCTCGGACGTCCCGTTCAGCGCCGTGAGGAAGGAGGGCTGGCTCCACTGCAAGCAGATCCTCACCAAAAAGGGAAAG AAGGTCGGTGGAGGCATCCGGCAGTGGAAGCGCGTCTTCGCCGTGCTGCGCGCCCACTCGCTGTACCTGTGCAAGGACAGGCGGGAGGCGGTGACCTGCGCCCCGGCCCCAGGTGAGGAGGAGCCGCCGATCAGCATCCGAGCGTGCCTGGTGGACATCTCCTACAGCGAGACCAAGAGGAAGCACGTCTTCCGGCTGACGACCGCTGACTTCTGTGAATATCTCTTTCAGGCAGAGGATCGGGAAGACATGCTGGCCTGGATCAAAGTCATCAGGGAGAACAGCAAGGCTGAGGGCGAG GACCCCGGTTTTGCCAGCCAAGCGCTTATCAACAAGAAGTTAAACGACTACCGGAAAATGAG ccccgcgggcGCCAAGCCCGATTCCTCACCCAAGGGCTCTCGTGGGCTGGGGATCCGAGCCGAGTTCCTGAAGCAGACGGGAACCAGCGCGCCCCGGTCCCCCAGGCAGGATGCGGCCGTCACGAAAG ATGAGAGCAGCTCCCAAAAAGCCCCGTGGGGCATCAAcatcatgaagaaaaacaagaaatctgCCCCCCGGGCCTTTGGCGTGAGGCTGGAGGACTGCCAGCCCGCCCCGGACAACAAG AACGTCCCGCTGATCGTTGAAGCTTGCTGCAAGGTGGTAGAGGACCGAGGGCTGGAGTACATGGGCATCTACCGTGTGCCCGGGAACAATGCCGTGGTGTCCAgcctgcaggagcagctcaACAAGGGAGCCACCGAGATCAACCTGCAGGACGAG CGGTGGCAGGATCTGAACGTCATTAGCAGCCTGTTGAAATCCTTCTTCCGAAAGCTGCCCGAGCCCCTTTTCACTGACG ATAAGTACAACGACTTCATCGAGGCCAATCGGATAGAGGACGCCAGTGAGAGGATGAGGACGCTGCGGAAGCTG ATCCGGGACCTGCCAGGTCACTACTACGAGACACTCAAGTTCTTGGTGGGTCACCTGAAGACCATCGCTGACCACTCGGAGAAGAACAAG ATGGAGCCCCGAAACCTGGCCCTGGTGTTCGGCCCCACGCTGGTGCGAACATCTGAGGACAACATGACCGACATGGTGACGCACATGCCTGACCGCTACAAAATCGTGGAGACCCTCATCCAGCAC TCGGACTGGTTCTTCAGCGACAAGGAGGACAAGGGCGAGAAG ACCCCCGTGGATGAGAAGGAGGCTCAGTCCGTGCCCAACATCGAGTACCTGCTCCCCAACATCGGCAGGACCGCGGCGCCCGGCGATGCCGCAG GCTCGACTTGCAGCGGCTCCGCCAAACCGAAG GGCACGTGGCCGTCGCGAAAGGCACCGCCGCACCGGGAGCTCCTCGCCATCCCCTTCGTCTCAGCCGCCGCCcgcaagaggaagaagaggagagaggccGAAGGCATCGGGAGCAGCACCGACGACGACGCGGAGCGCAGGGATACCCCGGGTCGGGAGCGGGAGGACGAAGGGACAACCGCGGCTGCCCCGCTGGGACCCAGCAAAGCCTCCCGCGGCACCGGTGCCGAGCCGGCGGTCCCCAGCCCGGCCGGGATGGAGCGGGAGAGCTCCCTGGAGCCTGGGGGGGCTGGGTCCGAACCGGCGCCGGACGCC CGCTCCATCGTGTCGGGCTATTCCACCCTGTCCACCATGGACCGCAGCCTGTGCTCCGAGGTGCAGTCGGTGGCCGGGAGCCGTGGGGAGGAGGCGGACGACGAGCGCAGCGAGCTCAGCCACATGGAGACGGACACGGAAAGCCGGGAGggtgcccggccccggccggggcAG GGACCCCTCGGCCGTCCTTCCTTCAACTCCCACCGCCTGATCCAGTGCGACACGCTGGCCCGCAGAAAGCtggggcggccccggccggccGGTGAGACCCCGGCACCCGCCGGGGAGGACCAGGGCTGGACCCCCCCAGGTCGGCCCTCGCTGCGGGAACAGCTCCGGCAGCGCCTGCGGGCCTCGGCCGATGACATGGGGGTCCGTTTGCGTCGAGCCCACTCTCCCGAGACCCGCCGCAAGAAGAGCAGTTGGCGCCGGCACACCGTGGTGGTGCCCGGCGGGCTCAAGGACCTCAACTTCAACGAGTGGAAGGAGCCGCGGGGGCTGGAGATGTCCCCGGGACCCTGCCGCGACAAGGACTCGGGGCTCAGCAGCCTGGAGTCCACCAAAGCTCGACCTCCGGCACCCACCCCGGCACAGCCCGGTGCTGCCGGCGAGGGGCCGGCCGCCAAGAcccccccgggcagccccggccccccggcccccctgCGCTTCCCCCAGTGTCTCTGA